The Daphnia carinata strain CSIRO-1 chromosome 9, CSIRO_AGI_Dcar_HiC_V3, whole genome shotgun sequence nucleotide sequence TAGCGTCCAACAGTTTCAGGTAAGCCGCCAAGTCTTTCGTCTTACTGAATTTGCTGGCGTCAATGAACGAATGTGGCGGTGCGTGTTTGGTGTAATCGGTCCCGCCGTACACGACGGGAACGATATGGTGATCCAtaattttgaagaatttctcaGTCACGTAATCTGtacaaattgaattttcgaaAGACAAGTAGAATTTGTATTTGGATTCGAGCATATCGTAGCACTGCGGACTGGAAGTATGCAGGTCGTGTTTAGCGCACGACAAGTTGCCGCATCTACCGTAGATGTCGACGTCTATGTATTTCCTTAACTCTTTGGCGTACGTCTCTCTTTGACTGTGCGTATGGCAGTGCGACACCATCCAGGCAACTGTTTTATTGCGCAACGGACCTCCTGGACGCCGGGCATTTTGCCTGTAACGCGCAATCTCTTCCGGTTTGAGAGCACCTGCTTTCGGCGTGATCCGACCGTACACGAAAGGAACATCGGCGTTCAGTCGGTAAGTCATTGTCCAATTGAACAAGTTCGATAGGTCACTCATGTTGTAGTAAGCTTTCAAAGTCAACGGTGATTCTTGAGTGAAGAAGACGACCTGTTGATTGGGATTGCGTCCGTTTTTGAATTCTGGCATTTTCAGTTCGTCTTTTGACGTGAATTCGTCGTTGAACACGACGACAACAGCGTCGTAATACTCGATTGGATGTTGCGTTCGATTGTTTGTCATGTCGCATTGCGTGTACGCACACTTTTCGTTGATAAAAGCTTTGTGGCCCAAACCGAAAACGCTGACTTCGGCGCGGGCGGAACCATTCCATACGAGAATggttttcgtttgattttgcTTGCGACGTAGTTGGACGGTAGTCGATTGATTGCCATTACTGGACAGCGCGGTTGAAAGCAAATCGCTTGACATCGTGGTTTTCGTCTGATTTTGCTGAAGACGTAGTTGGAGGGTAGTTGGTTGATTGGCATTACTGGACAATGTagaccaaaacaaaacgctTGACTTCGTCTGATTTTGCTGACGACGTAGTTGGACGGTAGTCGATCGACTGGCATCACTGGGCAACGCagaccaaaacaaaatgtttgacTTGACTAACAATCCCACGACGATCAAGAGAATCGCTATGTTAACAGGTGATTTCTTAACGATTGCGAGTCTCAACATGATCGATGCGTTACACACTGCGTTGATGTGTTGCGCTGATACTCTCCTATTTGGTTGTGGAACGGGAGGATCTCGACTGCGGAAACATGTCTGTCAGTCTCCTCCCCTTTCCATGCGACTGAGGAAAACGAATTCGCAGTTGTTgtccatctgtttttttttcggtaccATTAAAAACCTAATAGAAGGTGAAACATTTGCCCATCATGGTCGTCCGGGTGATGCTATGTCGTTGAATAGGTTGCATATATCCCTGCCTGTCCTATTTTATCGACAAgtgtgtggtttttttttttctttttatttcaaagggGAGTTGGTTCCCCCAATTGAGGCTGTCTAACAGCTGTGTAGTAATTGGAGCATAACAGATAAAAGGCGAATTGACAGGTAGGGCTTAGTTGAATGAAATGCTAAAGGACATTTTAAATGTATTCTTAAATCAAGGATTGCAGGTGATAAGAACTCGTTACCGGAAATTGAtctgttgtttgttttaggGGAATGAAAAATTCAGACGACATTCATCGTCACATAAGAAAGCCAGATGAGACAGTACACGCGTTTGTTTTGGAAATAGGACGTGTCCCGTTTTCGGTacattttacttgtttttgCGTCACTCAAACATCGCCAAAGGTCCATTTTTATTCGTTGGATGTAAGCATTAACATTGTTAATCCAGaaggattattttttttttttcaaataaagtCAAGTGAAGCAAAGAAGGCCGCAACACGATCTGGGACGATGAATTATTGCTTTGAGTTCCACGTCGGGgaatcaaatgaatttcagATTATTCTTTATGTGTGTATCAGATAGTGCAATCAAAGTTCAGAAGCAATTCAATTCCCCCAATTACGTACAGTTTTCTTCAGACGTTGGTGCGTT carries:
- the LOC130697858 gene encoding alpha-(1,3)-fucosyltransferase C-like, whose amino-acid sequence is MLRLAIVKKSPVNIAILLIVVGLLVKSNILFWSALPSDASRSTTVQLRRQQNQTKSSVLFWSTLSSNANQPTTLQLRLQQNQTKTTMSSDLLSTALSSNGNQSTTVQLRRKQNQTKTILVWNGSARAEVSVFGLGHKAFINEKCAYTQCDMTNNRTQHPIEYYDAVVVVFNDEFTSKDELKMPEFKNGRNPNQQVVFFTQESPLTLKAYYNMSDLSNLFNWTMTYRLNADVPFVYGRITPKAGALKPEEIARYRQNARRPGGPLRNKTVAWMVSHCHTHSQRETYAKELRKYIDVDIYGRCGNLSCAKHDLHTSSPQCYDMLESKYKFYLSFENSICTDYVTEKFFKIMDHHIVPVVYGGTDYTKHAPPHSFIDASKFSKTKDLAAYLKLLDANDALYNEYFWWKDHYRVEYSINDRSRHAFCDLCQKLHEPVNFKSYKELVSEWGDGNQCKPFDPSTISK